The genomic stretch GCGTCTCGGGGCTGGCGTTTCCCTGGGAAGACGCCCCAAAGGGCGGCTATTCGTCGTGCTCCTCCTGCTCCTGCTGCTCCTCGGCCCGGGCCCGCCGCCGCACGGCCAGCACGATCGCCACGAAGGCGCCGCCGACGACGACCGGGGGCAGCAGGGCCGCGATCACGTCCACTAGCTGCCCTCGGGGCGCAGCAGCGGAAATGCAATCGTCTCCCGGATCGGCTTTCCGGTCAGGAGCATGATCAGCCGGTCGATTCCGAGACCCATTCCGCCCTGCGGCGGCATGCCGAACTCCATCGCGCGCAGGAAGTCCTCGTCCAGCTGCATCGCCTCGGGGTCGCCGCCGGCGGCCTTGAGCGACTGCTCCTCGAGGCGGCGCCGCTGCTCGACCGGGTCGTTGAGCTCGGAGTAGGCCGGGGCCAGCTCGACGCCGTTGACGATGAGGTCCCAGGCCTCCACCAGACCGGGCACCGAGCGGTGCGGCTTGGCGAGCGGCTTGACCTCGGCCGGGTAGTCCGTGACGAAGGTGGGCTGCACCAGGGTGTGCTCGACGAGCTGCTCGTAGAGCTCGACGACCACCTCGGCGGCGCCCCATGACGGCTGCAGCGCGACGTCGTGGCTGTCGGCCAGCTTGCGCAGCGTCTCGACCGGCGTGTCGACGTCGACGTCCTGGCCGACTGCGCGTGAGACCGCCTCGAGGATCGGCAGCCGCTCCCACCCGACCGCCAGGTCGAGCCCGCCGCCGGTGCCGTCCGGCACCACGGTCGTGCCGAGCAGCGCCTGCGCGGCGTCCAGGACGATCTCGCGGGTCAGCTCGGCCATCGAGTCGTAGTCGCCGTACGCCTGGTACACCTCGAGCATCGTGAACTCCGGGCTGTGCGTGCCGTCGACGCCCTCGTTGCGGAAGTTGCGGCCGATCTCGTAGACCCGGTCCAGCCCGCCTACCACCAGCCGCTTGAGGTAGAGCTCGATCGCGATCCGCAGGTACATCGGCTGGTCGAACGCGTTGAGGTGGGTCGCGAACGGCCGGGCCGCGGCGCCGCCGTGCAGCGGCTGCAGCAGCGGGGTCTCCACTTCGAGGAAGTCGTGCCGGTCCATCGTCGAGCGTACGGAGCGCAGGACGGTCGCCCTGGCCCGCACCATGTCGCGGGACTCGGCGTTGACGGCCAGGTCGACGTAGCGCATGCGGACCCGGGCCTCCGGGTCGGTGAGGCCCTTGTGCTTGTCCGGCAAGGGGCGCAGCGCCTTGGCGACCATCGTCCAGGCATCGGCCAGGACGGACAGCTCACCGCGCTTGCTGGAGATGACCTCGCCCTCGACCCCGACGTGGTCGCCCAGGTCGACGTCGCCCTTCCAGTGCGCCAGCGCCTCCTCGCCGACCCGGTCCAGCGAGACCATCACCTGCACCTCGCCGGTGCCGTCGCGCAGCGTCGCGAAGCACAGCTTGCCGCCGACCCGGGACAGGACGACCCGCCCGGCCACCGCGACCTGCTCGCCGGTGTGCTCGTCGACGTCGAGGTCCGGGTGCGCGGCGCGCAGGTCGGCCATCGTGGTGGTGCGCGGGACGGTCACCGGGTAGGGCTCCACGCCTCGCTCGCGCATCCGGTCGAGCTTCTCCCGGCGGACGCGCATCTGCTCGGGCAGCTCGTCGCTCACCCGGCAAGGCTATCGACCCCCGCTGCACCTCGTTGACTGGCGCGAAGTGACCACCGCGCGGCGGCTGCAGTGGCGATTTCGCGCCAGTCGAGGCTCAGGGCTGGTTGCGTTCGTAGACCAGGCGGAGGCCGACCAGGGTGAGCCACGGCTCGTGCACGTCGATGACACCCGACTCGTCGAGCACCATCGGGGCCAGACCGCCGGTGGCGATGACCGTCACGTCGTCGGCGTCCCCGTCCGGCCCGACGATCTCGGCGGACATCCGGGTCACCACGCCGTCCACCTGGCCGGCGAAGCCGTAGAGGATGCCGGCCTGCAGGGCCTCGACGGTGTTGCGGCCGATGACCGATCGCGGCCGGGCGAGCTCCACCCGGCGCAGCTGCGCGCCACGGGCGCCCAGCGCCTCCACGGAGATCTCGATGCCGGGCGCGATGGCGCCGCCGAGGTACTCCCCCTTGGCCGACACGGCGTCGAAGGTCGTCGCGGTGCCGAAGTCGACGACGATGCACGGCCCGCCGAAGAGCTCGACTGCCGCGAGCGCGTTGACCACCCGGTCGGTGCCGACCTCCTTGGGGTTGTCGGTAAGGACCGGCACACCGGTGCGCACGCCCGGCTCGACGACGACCGCGGGCACGTCGCCGTAGTAGCGCACGCAGACCTCTCGCATCTCGTGCAGGACCGACGGCACGGTGGAGCAGAGCGCGATGCCGTCCACCGTGGCGTCGGTGCGCCGCGCGACCTCCTCGTGCTGGGCGAGCAAACCGCGCAGGACCACGGCGATCTCGTCCGCGGTCCGGTGCGCCTC from Actinomycetes bacterium encodes the following:
- the lysX gene encoding bifunctional lysylphosphatidylglycerol synthetase/lysine--tRNA ligase LysX, with translation MSDELPEQMRVRREKLDRMRERGVEPYPVTVPRTTTMADLRAAHPDLDVDEHTGEQVAVAGRVVLSRVGGKLCFATLRDGTGEVQVMVSLDRVGEEALAHWKGDVDLGDHVGVEGEVISSKRGELSVLADAWTMVAKALRPLPDKHKGLTDPEARVRMRYVDLAVNAESRDMVRARATVLRSVRSTMDRHDFLEVETPLLQPLHGGAAARPFATHLNAFDQPMYLRIAIELYLKRLVVGGLDRVYEIGRNFRNEGVDGTHSPEFTMLEVYQAYGDYDSMAELTREIVLDAAQALLGTTVVPDGTGGGLDLAVGWERLPILEAVSRAVGQDVDVDTPVETLRKLADSHDVALQPSWGAAEVVVELYEQLVEHTLVQPTFVTDYPAEVKPLAKPHRSVPGLVEAWDLIVNGVELAPAYSELNDPVEQRRRLEEQSLKAAGGDPEAMQLDEDFLRAMEFGMPPQGGMGLGIDRLIMLLTGKPIRETIAFPLLRPEGS
- a CDS encoding type III pantothenate kinase, producing the protein MLLAIDVGNTHTVLGLFDGPELLEHWRIATEAHRTADEIAVVLRGLLAQHEEVARRTDATVDGIALCSTVPSVLHEMREVCVRYYGDVPAVVVEPGVRTGVPVLTDNPKEVGTDRVVNALAAVELFGGPCIVVDFGTATTFDAVSAKGEYLGGAIAPGIEISVEALGARGAQLRRVELARPRSVIGRNTVEALQAGILYGFAGQVDGVVTRMSAEIVGPDGDADDVTVIATGGLAPMVLDESGVIDVHEPWLTLVGLRLVYERNQP